From a region of the Campylobacter showae genome:
- the pyk gene encoding pyruvate kinase → MNKKTKILATVGPASESIEVMEQLVLAGVNAFRLNFSHGTHEYHKSNIDKIRQVEAKLGRKIGIFQDICGPKIRVGKLDRSEFKLKVGDTLIFVKDEIIGEQIDENHYKLCINQPQILAALKTGEYIYLCDGQIRAKIINASAQKVEAVVENDGILRSNKGVNFPNTKLNIEVITPKDLKDLEFGAKNGVHFVAISFVQNANDIKKARDILKGFGSRAQIYAKIEKFDAVENIDEIIEVSDGVMVARGDLGIEVPYYKVPTIQKLIIKKANEAVKPVITATQMMLSMAEHETATRAEISDVANAVLDGTDVVMLSEESAVGINPVAVVEAMSNTIIQTQQIYPFNKFDFDRYDDTDMMASSTARLASALKVDGIIALTSSGGSAAKLARYRTDIDIIAITHNEQAAYRLTLCWGITAAFVIEKEERLHTLMAKSIKAAVEKGYIKDDKSYIMTAGYPTGVAGSSDLIRILRKAQIDYYLEEADK, encoded by the coding sequence ATGAATAAAAAAACCAAAATCCTAGCCACGGTCGGACCGGCCAGCGAATCCATAGAAGTTATGGAGCAATTAGTTTTAGCCGGAGTCAATGCTTTTAGGCTAAATTTCAGCCACGGCACGCACGAATACCACAAATCAAATATCGATAAAATCAGGCAAGTAGAGGCAAAGCTCGGGCGCAAAATAGGCATATTTCAGGATATCTGCGGCCCTAAAATAAGAGTCGGCAAACTAGACAGAAGCGAATTTAAACTAAAAGTCGGCGATACGCTAATCTTCGTAAAAGATGAAATAATCGGCGAGCAAATAGACGAAAATCACTATAAGCTTTGCATAAACCAGCCTCAAATTTTAGCCGCGCTAAAAACGGGCGAGTACATATATCTATGCGACGGACAGATCCGCGCTAAGATCATAAACGCAAGCGCCCAAAAAGTAGAAGCCGTGGTGGAAAACGACGGGATACTCCGATCAAACAAGGGCGTAAATTTCCCAAACACCAAGCTAAATATCGAGGTTATAACGCCTAAAGATTTAAAAGATTTGGAATTTGGCGCAAAAAATGGCGTGCATTTCGTCGCGATCTCTTTCGTTCAAAACGCAAACGATATAAAAAAAGCCAGAGATATACTAAAGGGCTTTGGCTCCAGAGCTCAAATTTACGCCAAAATAGAAAAATTTGACGCAGTAGAAAATATCGACGAGATCATTGAGGTTAGCGACGGCGTGATGGTTGCACGCGGCGATCTAGGTATCGAGGTGCCCTACTACAAGGTGCCGACGATCCAAAAACTCATCATCAAAAAAGCAAACGAAGCGGTTAAGCCAGTCATCACGGCTACACAGATGATGCTAAGCATGGCCGAGCACGAAACAGCTACTAGAGCCGAGATCAGCGACGTGGCAAACGCCGTACTAGACGGCACCGACGTAGTCATGTTAAGCGAAGAAAGCGCGGTCGGCATAAACCCCGTAGCCGTCGTAGAAGCGATGAGCAACACCATAATCCAAACGCAGCAAATTTATCCTTTTAACAAATTTGATTTTGACCGCTACGATGATACGGACATGATGGCGTCTAGCACCGCCAGGCTCGCCTCCGCGCTAAAAGTTGACGGCATAATCGCGCTAACCTCATCTGGCGGCTCGGCGGCGAAACTAGCCAGATACCGCACCGATATAGATATCATCGCTATAACGCACAACGAGCAGGCTGCGTATAGGCTGACTCTTTGCTGGGGTATAACGGCAGCGTTCGTGATAGAAAAAGAAGAAAGGCTGCACACGCTCATGGCCAAATCGATCAAAGCCGCAGTCGAAAAAGGCTACATAAAAGACGACAAAAGCTATATTATGACTGCTGGATATCCGACGGGAGTGGCGGGCAGTTCGGACCTGATCAGGATTTTAAGAAAAGCTCAGATAGATTATTATCTAGAAGAAGCCGATAAATAG
- the lysS gene encoding lysine--tRNA ligase — protein MFENQLEMQRLETANELRSAGVNPYPHFLRRDMDITKFRLKFKHIIDTEEKSAEGQLVSLAGRVKLIRDAGKAIFANIEDEDGNLQIYFSNKTLDPDWFKVVKKNIEVGDIIYVRGYAFVTRTGEFSMHVSELTLASKAISPLPEKFHGLTDIETRYRQRYLDMIMNPEVRADFKRRSVIVSTIRRFFEDKGFLEVETPMMHPIPGGANAKPFVTFHNALGVERFLRIAPELYLKRLIVGGFDAVYEMNRNFRNEGMDLTHNPEFTSIEFYWAWHTYHDLMGLTEELFNVLLDKLDMPKIIEFDGMQIDFSKPFKRISYKKALVEIGSLDEAIIGDKDKILAKLKADGFEANAKLDLGHLQAELFDNYVESKLTDPTFIIDYPISISPLSRRSDANPDIAERFELFIAGRELANGFNELNDPIDQYGRFASQIEAKNAGDDEAHEMDEDYVRALGYAMPPTAGQGIGIDRLVMLLTNKKSIRDVVLFPAMRPQKNETKEN, from the coding sequence ATATTTGAAAATCAATTAGAAATGCAAAGATTAGAGACGGCAAACGAACTAAGAAGCGCGGGCGTAAATCCCTATCCGCATTTTTTACGCCGCGATATGGATATAACTAAATTTAGACTTAAATTTAAACACATTATAGACACCGAAGAAAAGAGCGCTGAAGGTCAGCTAGTAAGCCTTGCCGGACGCGTTAAGCTTATCAGGGATGCGGGCAAGGCGATATTTGCCAACATCGAGGATGAGGATGGCAATCTTCAAATTTACTTTAGCAATAAAACTCTTGATCCAGACTGGTTTAAGGTCGTAAAGAAAAATATCGAAGTAGGCGACATCATATATGTACGCGGATATGCCTTCGTCACGCGAACGGGCGAATTTTCGATGCACGTTAGCGAGCTAACTTTGGCATCAAAGGCTATTTCGCCGCTTCCGGAGAAATTCCACGGACTAACGGATATAGAGACTAGATATCGCCAAAGATACCTAGATATGATAATGAACCCCGAGGTTAGGGCTGATTTTAAGCGCCGCTCTGTTATAGTTAGTACGATTCGCAGATTTTTCGAGGACAAGGGCTTTTTGGAAGTCGAGACTCCTATGATGCACCCGATACCTGGCGGAGCTAACGCTAAGCCTTTCGTTACGTTTCACAACGCACTTGGCGTCGAGAGATTTTTGCGCATCGCGCCCGAGCTTTATCTAAAGCGTCTCATCGTGGGCGGTTTTGATGCTGTTTATGAGATGAATAGGAATTTCCGCAACGAGGGTATGGACTTAACGCATAATCCTGAATTTACAAGCATCGAGTTTTACTGGGCGTGGCACACTTATCACGATTTGATGGGACTAACCGAGGAGCTATTTAATGTACTTCTTGATAAACTCGATATGCCTAAAATAATCGAATTTGACGGTATGCAGATTGATTTTAGCAAGCCGTTTAAGCGCATAAGCTACAAAAAAGCGCTCGTGGAAATCGGCAGCCTAGATGAGGCGATCATCGGCGATAAGGATAAAATTTTAGCTAAACTCAAGGCTGACGGCTTTGAGGCAAACGCTAAGCTTGATTTGGGCCATTTACAAGCCGAGCTTTTCGATAACTATGTAGAAAGCAAGCTAACCGATCCGACTTTTATCATAGACTATCCGATTTCGATCAGTCCGCTTTCACGCAGAAGCGATGCAAATCCTGATATCGCGGAGAGATTTGAGCTGTTTATCGCAGGACGCGAACTAGCAAACGGCTTTAACGAGTTAAATGATCCGATTGATCAATATGGCCGCTTCGCTTCGCAGATCGAAGCCAAAAACGCCGGCGACGACGAAGCTCATGAGATGGATGAAGACTATGTGCGAGCACTTGGCTACGCGATGCCTCCGACTGCCGGACAGGGTATCGGTATAGATAGGCTCGTGATGCTACTGACCAATAAAAAGTCCATCCGCGACGTGGTGCTTTTCCCTGCGATGAGACCGCAAAAAAACGAAACTAAGGAGAATTAA
- a CDS encoding shikimate dehydrogenase, which translates to MMVFAVFGNPISHSVSPRLHNLALGELGLSREALYTRYELADGSQLISKFKELKLSGANVTVPHKEAALAQCDAPDETAAKIGSVNTLVSRSDKIYGYNTDAPGFLRAIEYFGQINSTLILGAGGTARAVAYALKSRGVRVCVLNRSEERLANFTEFEKFSWANFAKFNDGKFDLVVNTTSAGLKDENLPAPIEILRPILDEAKFAFDVIYGKKTPFLNLAAASGLTHKDGSEMLLFQAVKALNLFFEGLLDEAKIEASMRKALYLSASSR; encoded by the coding sequence ATGATGGTTTTTGCCGTTTTTGGCAACCCTATATCTCACTCCGTTTCGCCGAGGCTACATAACCTAGCTCTCGGCGAGCTCGGTCTATCTCGCGAAGCCCTCTATACTCGCTACGAGTTAGCGGACGGCTCGCAACTCATCTCCAAATTTAAAGAACTAAAATTAAGCGGCGCAAACGTCACTGTACCTCACAAAGAAGCCGCGCTCGCGCAGTGCGACGCCCCAGACGAAACGGCTGCTAAAATCGGCTCTGTAAATACTCTCGTATCTCGCAGCGATAAAATTTACGGCTACAACACTGACGCGCCCGGGTTTTTACGAGCGATAGAATATTTTGGGCAGATAAATTCAACTCTGATTTTGGGTGCCGGCGGGACGGCTAGAGCGGTCGCATATGCGCTAAAAAGCCGCGGCGTGCGAGTTTGCGTGCTAAATAGAAGCGAGGAGAGGCTGGCAAATTTTACTGAATTTGAAAAATTTAGCTGGGCAAATTTTGCCAAATTTAATGACGGCAAATTTGATCTCGTCGTAAATACGACCTCGGCGGGGTTAAAAGACGAAAATTTGCCCGCACCAATCGAGATTTTGCGCCCGATTTTGGACGAAGCTAAATTTGCCTTTGACGTGATTTATGGCAAAAAAACGCCTTTTTTAAATTTAGCTGCCGCTAGCGGGCTCACGCATAAGGACGGCTCAGAGATGCTACTTTTTCAGGCGGTAAAGGCGTTAAATTTATTTTTCGAGGGCTTGCTTGACGAGGCTAAAATCGAGGCCTCGATGCGAAAAGCCCTCTATTTATCGGCTTCTTCTAGATAA
- the recR gene encoding recombination mediator RecR, whose amino-acid sequence MKKGLEKFNELVAAFEQLPGVGKKSAQRYAYHVCLKDSFGGLKLAQSIEDAVRFTGKCQICGGLSEDEICDICSDETREKELLAVVESPKDILVFEQSAIYRGRYFVLEEITPEQTEKLRAIIEQNGVTEIIFALTPGLSSDAVMVFIEDKLSDLGVKFSKIAQGVPTGVNLENIDLLSLMKALDSRTEL is encoded by the coding sequence TTGAAAAAAGGGCTTGAGAAATTTAACGAACTCGTAGCGGCCTTTGAGCAGTTACCGGGCGTGGGTAAAAAATCCGCCCAGCGCTACGCCTATCACGTCTGCCTAAAGGATAGCTTTGGTGGGCTAAAACTCGCGCAAAGCATCGAGGACGCAGTGAGATTTACGGGCAAATGTCAAATTTGCGGCGGGCTTAGCGAGGATGAGATTTGCGACATTTGCAGCGACGAAACTCGCGAGAAGGAGCTGCTAGCCGTCGTCGAAAGTCCAAAAGATATCCTGGTTTTCGAGCAAAGCGCGATCTACCGCGGGCGCTACTTCGTGCTTGAGGAGATAACGCCGGAGCAAACCGAAAAACTGCGCGCGATCATAGAACAAAACGGCGTGACCGAGATCATTTTCGCGCTAACGCCGGGGCTTAGCAGCGACGCGGTGATGGTATTTATCGAGGACAAGCTAAGCGATTTGGGCGTCAAATTTAGCAAGATAGCCCAGGGCGTACCCACAGGCGTAAATCTCGAAAACATCGACCTTCTATCGCTTATGAAAGCGCTTGATAGTAGGACGGAGCTGTAA
- a CDS encoding TRAP transporter substrate-binding protein, with translation MKKFLAVLAAFGLALGANAADKTYKLKLASTWESTTPVLGDAAKEFKRVVETLSDGRLEVRIDYPSKHKAPFGILDFVKGGQYDIGYTASYYYKGKDANTMFFTAVPFGMTASELRAWYEFGGGKQLEEKVYDKYNIKVFNAGDTGTQMGGWFKKEIKNVEDLKGLKIRIPGFGGEVMARVGATINTIPTGELYMALEMGTIDSVEWVSPAFDMGLGFHKIAKYYYTGWQEPSGQTQFFVNKKTYEKLPADLQAVIEAAANEVASMLNTRSFFDNAEYWAKMKAEYPDIEVRSFPQDVMDALRKASDEILDEEAAKDPLFKEILDSQRAFLAKAREWTKISEFSYIQKTTK, from the coding sequence ATGAAAAAGTTTTTAGCGGTTTTGGCTGCTTTTGGCTTGGCATTAGGCGCGAACGCCGCGGACAAAACCTATAAGCTAAAGCTAGCCAGTACCTGGGAGAGCACGACTCCGGTTTTGGGCGACGCAGCAAAAGAATTTAAGCGCGTAGTCGAGACGCTAAGCGACGGCAGGCTAGAGGTGAGGATAGACTATCCGTCTAAGCACAAGGCGCCGTTTGGTATCCTAGACTTCGTTAAGGGCGGTCAGTACGATATCGGCTACACTGCGTCATACTACTACAAGGGCAAGGATGCAAACACTATGTTTTTTACAGCCGTACCTTTCGGTATGACTGCTAGCGAGCTACGCGCATGGTATGAGTTTGGCGGTGGCAAGCAGCTAGAGGAAAAAGTTTACGATAAATACAACATCAAAGTCTTTAACGCCGGCGACACGGGCACGCAAATGGGCGGTTGGTTTAAAAAAGAGATCAAAAACGTAGAGGATTTAAAGGGTCTAAAGATTAGGATTCCGGGCTTTGGCGGTGAGGTTATGGCGCGCGTGGGAGCGACTATAAACACGATCCCGACCGGCGAGCTATATATGGCGCTAGAGATGGGTACGATAGACTCGGTCGAGTGGGTTAGCCCTGCGTTTGATATGGGTCTTGGCTTTCACAAGATCGCTAAATACTACTACACGGGCTGGCAAGAGCCGAGCGGTCAGACTCAGTTTTTCGTAAATAAAAAGACCTACGAGAAACTACCTGCCGACCTTCAGGCTGTGATCGAGGCTGCGGCTAACGAGGTAGCTAGCATGCTAAATACGCGCTCGTTCTTTGATAATGCCGAATACTGGGCAAAGATGAAAGCGGAGTATCCTGATATCGAGGTTCGCTCGTTCCCGCAGGACGTTATGGACGCGCTTAGAAAAGCAAGCGACGAAATCCTAGACGAGGAGGCGGCGAAAGATCCGCTATTTAAGGAGATTTTGGACTCTCAAAGAGCGTTTTTGGCTAAAGCTCGCGAGTGGACAAAGATTTCCGAGTTCTCGTATATCCAAAAAACTACGAAATAA
- a CDS encoding ArsS family sensor histidine kinase, giving the protein MRYSLTTKISVVFALAFSLVCILFYTFANIQLDNALEKIKNKQLNAINYLIASYEKSNPPSDLTNYFRNFGLTYVKSDKTVANVISTGKTVFAKQTQLGLFQSLLFQDSLYLQIKNPSFQILLESDDTKNINDPIWVGFILTTALLVSLYVSVMKSLMPLKKLSSDIRKFGAGNMDVNIAKPDSDDEIAKVAIEFDAAASKIRELLRSRQLFLRTIMHELKTPIGKGRIVSEMVQNPTHKTRLIAIFERLDMLINEFGKIEQLLSKNYALNYQESYFSNILDQARDMLMLDKFEEKVGVDIRRDILLRVDFGLFSLAIKNLIDNALKYANDKKAQVICDADGIVVRNLGQPLQNPIEHYMQAFIREKGSKSSGMGLGLYIIDHICRMHKFSLKYSYEDGYHSFKICTDPKESVEKRA; this is encoded by the coding sequence ATGAGATACTCCTTAACCACGAAGATTTCGGTAGTTTTCGCGCTAGCGTTTTCGCTTGTTTGCATCTTGTTCTATACGTTTGCGAACATACAGCTAGATAACGCGCTAGAAAAGATAAAAAACAAGCAGCTAAACGCGATAAACTACCTCATTGCCTCATACGAAAAGTCAAATCCACCTAGCGATTTGACTAATTATTTTAGAAATTTTGGACTAACCTACGTCAAAAGCGACAAAACCGTCGCAAACGTCATAAGCACGGGCAAGACGGTCTTTGCCAAGCAAACGCAGCTAGGACTCTTTCAGTCGCTGCTTTTTCAGGATAGTTTATATCTGCAGATCAAAAATCCTTCGTTTCAAATTTTACTCGAAAGCGACGATACGAAAAACATAAATGATCCGATTTGGGTGGGCTTTATACTCACGACGGCGCTTCTCGTGTCGCTCTACGTTTCGGTGATGAAGTCGCTGATGCCGCTTAAAAAACTAAGCTCGGATATCAGGAAATTCGGCGCGGGAAACATGGATGTAAATATCGCCAAACCCGACTCCGACGATGAGATCGCCAAGGTCGCGATAGAATTTGACGCCGCAGCTAGCAAGATCAGGGAGCTTTTGCGCTCTAGACAGCTGTTTTTACGCACGATCATGCACGAGCTAAAAACGCCGATCGGTAAAGGTCGTATAGTCTCTGAAATGGTGCAAAACCCTACGCACAAAACCCGCTTGATAGCGATATTTGAGCGTCTAGATATGCTCATAAACGAGTTTGGCAAGATCGAGCAGCTGCTATCCAAAAACTACGCGCTAAACTATCAGGAGTCATACTTTTCAAACATCCTTGACCAGGCGCGCGACATGCTGATGCTCGATAAATTTGAAGAAAAAGTAGGCGTAGATATCCGCCGAGATATCTTGCTGCGCGTGGATTTCGGACTCTTTTCGCTTGCGATCAAAAATCTCATAGATAACGCCCTAAAATACGCCAACGACAAAAAGGCGCAGGTTATCTGCGACGCAGACGGTATCGTCGTGAGAAATCTAGGCCAACCTCTACAAAATCCTATCGAGCACTACATGCAAGCCTTTATCCGCGAAAAGGGCAGCAAAAGCAGCGGCATGGGGCTAGGCCTATACATCATCGACCACATCTGCCGCATGCACAAATTTAGCCTAAAATACTCATACGAGGACGGCTATCACTCATTTAAAATTTGCACCGATCCAAAGGAAAGTGTTGAAAAAAGGGCTTGA
- a CDS encoding serine hydroxymethyltransferase has protein sequence MSLQSYDKEIFDLVNLELKRQCDHLEMIASENFTYPEVMEVMGSVLTNKYAEGYPGKRYYGGCEYVDQIEQLAIDRCKELFGCEFANVQPNSGSQANQGVYGALLNPGDKILGMDLSHGGHLTHGAKVSSSGKIYESFFYGVELDGRINYDRVMEIAQIVKPKMIVCGASAYTREIEFKKFREIADAVGAILFADVAHIAGLVVAGEHQSPFPHCDVVSSTTHKTLRGPRGGIIMTNNEEYAKKINSSIFPGIQGGPLVHVIAAKAVGFKHNLSPEWKIYAKQVKANIKKLAEILVKRGFDLVSGGTDNHLVLMSFLNREFSGKDADIALGNAGITVNKNTVPGETRSPFVTSGIRIGSPALTARGMKEAEFEIIANKIADVLSDINNAALQSKVKAELKELASKFIIYDRATY, from the coding sequence ATGAGTTTGCAAAGTTACGATAAAGAAATTTTTGATTTAGTAAATTTAGAACTAAAACGCCAATGCGACCACCTTGAAATGATCGCGAGCGAAAATTTTACCTACCCTGAAGTAATGGAGGTAATGGGCTCGGTTCTAACCAACAAATACGCAGAAGGCTATCCCGGCAAGCGCTACTACGGCGGCTGCGAATACGTCGATCAGATCGAGCAGCTAGCGATCGATCGCTGCAAAGAGCTTTTTGGTTGTGAATTTGCAAACGTACAGCCAAACTCGGGCTCGCAGGCGAACCAGGGCGTTTACGGCGCGCTTTTAAATCCGGGCGATAAAATTTTAGGCATGGATCTAAGCCACGGCGGACACCTAACTCACGGCGCAAAAGTAAGCAGCTCTGGCAAGATATATGAGAGTTTCTTTTACGGCGTCGAGCTTGACGGACGCATAAACTACGATAGGGTGATGGAAATCGCGCAAATCGTAAAGCCAAAGATGATCGTGTGCGGGGCAAGCGCATATACGCGAGAGATCGAATTTAAGAAATTCCGCGAGATCGCTGACGCGGTAGGCGCTATACTCTTTGCAGATGTAGCGCACATCGCCGGTCTAGTCGTAGCTGGCGAACATCAGAGTCCGTTTCCGCACTGCGACGTAGTGAGCTCGACTACTCACAAGACGCTTCGCGGACCTCGAGGCGGTATCATTATGACAAACAACGAAGAGTACGCTAAAAAGATAAATTCGTCTATTTTCCCTGGCATTCAGGGCGGACCGCTCGTTCACGTTATCGCCGCAAAGGCGGTAGGCTTTAAACACAACCTAAGTCCTGAGTGGAAAATTTACGCTAAACAAGTCAAAGCAAATATCAAAAAGCTAGCCGAAATTTTAGTAAAACGCGGCTTTGATCTAGTTAGCGGCGGCACGGATAATCACCTGGTTTTGATGAGCTTTTTAAACCGCGAATTTAGCGGTAAAGACGCTGACATAGCTCTTGGCAATGCGGGCATAACGGTAAATAAAAATACGGTTCCTGGCGAAACTAGAAGCCCGTTCGTTACAAGCGGTATCCGTATCGGGAGTCCGGCCCTTACGGCTCGCGGTATGAAAGAGGCGGAATTTGAGATCATAGCAAATAAAATCGCCGACGTACTAAGCGATATCAATAACGCAGCGCTTCAAAGCAAGGTAAAAGCCGAACTAAAAGAGCTTGCGAGCAAATTTATCATCTACGATAGGGCGACTTATTAA
- a CDS encoding Fur family transcriptional regulator, which produces MMIENLEYDALLDKFKKILRDNGLKYTQQREVLLKTLYNNDEHFTPERLYFFIKETYPDLNVGIATVYRTLNLLEEAEMVTSISFGSQGKKFELATKPHHDHMICRRCGTIIEFEDATIEKRQANIAKEHGFKLTGHMMQLYGVCKECAAKEAKGGK; this is translated from the coding sequence ATAATGATTGAGAATTTAGAATACGACGCGCTTCTTGATAAATTTAAAAAAATTTTGAGAGACAATGGCCTAAAATACACGCAACAGCGAGAAGTTCTACTAAAAACGCTCTACAACAACGACGAGCACTTCACTCCGGAGAGACTTTATTTTTTCATTAAAGAGACCTATCCCGACCTAAACGTCGGTATAGCAACCGTTTATAGGACGTTAAATTTGCTCGAAGAGGCCGAGATGGTAACCTCTATCAGCTTTGGCTCACAAGGTAAAAAATTCGAGCTTGCAACCAAGCCTCACCATGATCACATGATATGCCGCAGATGCGGAACCATCATAGAATTTGAAGACGCAACCATAGAAAAAAGACAAGCAAACATCGCAAAAGAGCACGGCTTTAAGCTAACGGGGCACATGATGCAGCTTTACGGAGTGTGCAAAGAGTGCGCCGCCAAAGAGGCAAAGGGTGGCAAGTGA
- a CDS encoding CvpA family protein, translating into MDFVTLFDVVVVSLVLILGIKGVISGLIKEIFGLIGLIGGIVVASRFGIRVGHIISDNVYKIEGDSILFFAGFLTTLIVFWILCLGIGAFLSRLVGLSGLGFLDKMGGFVIGSAKIFLVFAVLIVTISNIQVLNNKIEPYFRGSKLYPILLDTGKWIMNVNVKGISGGVGNIETPFDASMQEQRPNLEINSTIKEYK; encoded by the coding sequence ATGGATTTTGTTACTCTATTTGACGTAGTCGTCGTTTCATTGGTTTTGATACTGGGTATAAAAGGCGTGATAAGCGGACTGATAAAGGAAATATTTGGCCTCATCGGTCTAATTGGCGGTATCGTGGTGGCTAGTAGATTCGGTATTAGAGTCGGTCATATAATAAGCGATAATGTTTATAAAATAGAGGGCGATTCTATTCTGTTTTTTGCTGGATTTTTAACGACGCTTATCGTATTCTGGATACTTTGCTTGGGTATCGGCGCATTTTTATCGAGATTAGTAGGGTTAAGCGGACTTGGATTTTTGGATAAAATGGGCGGATTTGTCATCGGAAGCGCTAAAATTTTCCTAGTTTTTGCGGTTTTGATAGTGACTATTTCAAATATTCAAGTTTTAAACAACAAAATAGAGCCGTATTTCAGGGGAAGTAAACTGTATCCGATTTTGCTGGATACCGGCAAATGGATAATGAATGTTAACGTAAAAGGCATATCAGGCGGCGTGGGAAATATCGAAACGCCGTTTGATGCATCTATGCAGGAGCAAAGACCAAATTTGGAGATAAATTCGACGATTAAGGAGTACAAATAA
- a CDS encoding DUF1882 domain-containing protein, translating to MQSIDTALIKMNTSHYWIKRDSIVSKIEYKGRTFFNKFELINEPLSYQVIKDHDEGKITVAHSLILPGDKVENIVFDYNGRMPERFWHRAQLLLREEGFINFTAYESKTPGHLHLYIHKGHTTLNEGYQIANKLSMLLSSRLVKEWRVFPTMELPKEFNILTLPYKVYQKERGASWSKHM from the coding sequence ATGCAGAGCATAGACACCGCGCTAATAAAAATGAACACGAGCCACTACTGGATCAAGCGCGACAGCATCGTAAGCAAGATCGAGTACAAAGGGCGGACGTTTTTTAATAAATTTGAGCTCATAAACGAGCCTCTAAGTTATCAGGTAATAAAAGATCACGACGAGGGCAAGATCACGGTCGCGCACTCGCTGATACTGCCTGGCGACAAGGTCGAAAATATCGTCTTTGATTACAACGGTAGGATGCCTGAGCGCTTTTGGCACCGAGCTCAACTTTTGCTCCGCGAGGAGGGGTTTATAAATTTTACCGCCTACGAGAGCAAGACGCCGGGGCACTTGCACCTTTATATACACAAAGGTCACACGACGCTAAATGAGGGCTACCAGATCGCAAATAAGCTATCTATGCTGCTTAGTTCGCGTTTGGTTAAAGAGTGGAGAGTGTTTCCGACGATGGAGCTACCGAAAGAATTTAATATCTTGACGTTGCCGTATAAGGTCTATCAAAAAGAGCGCGGCGCAAGCTGGTCAAAACATATGTAA
- a CDS encoding SPOR domain-containing protein — translation MEYNELRDIMLDNNEDKKSKNVKRILILVAVFVIIFLAVLIVMKFLNSSETNDQIAQTDSRLVLPPEPDNTRSIPQQVSVPATPPNEPAPQVAQTNVPPVAPPPPSEPQAQQPNPAFEQVPIVPENKGQDSFEDMVKALKEKEDKRQQDAGAAASAPTEPSTIQGALKQNDTPNAQSSEPKAEPKQHVNVVKQKEPKQEKPAKQPKNDAAKEKQAKQKPAKQAPAANGGDAHSGSYVQVFAVKHFNEKAPELGKLKAAGYAYKLYRTNVNGNEIIKVLVGPYSGEQLKSELAKIKQSAAPNAFIVNIK, via the coding sequence ATGGAGTATAACGAGCTAAGAGACATTATGCTTGATAACAACGAAGATAAAAAGAGCAAAAACGTCAAGAGGATCCTCATCCTCGTCGCTGTTTTTGTCATTATCTTTTTAGCTGTTCTCATCGTGATGAAATTTTTAAATTCCTCCGAAACAAACGATCAGATTGCGCAAACGGACTCTAGGCTGGTTTTGCCGCCTGAGCCAGACAATACGCGAAGTATCCCTCAGCAAGTGAGCGTGCCTGCTACGCCGCCTAACGAGCCTGCGCCGCAAGTAGCGCAAACTAACGTCCCTCCAGTCGCTCCGCCTCCTCCGTCCGAGCCTCAGGCGCAGCAGCCTAATCCTGCCTTTGAGCAGGTGCCTATCGTACCTGAAAACAAAGGCCAAGATAGCTTTGAGGATATGGTAAAAGCGCTCAAGGAAAAAGAGGATAAAAGACAGCAAGATGCAGGCGCGGCAGCTTCTGCGCCGACCGAGCCTTCTACTATACAGGGCGCTTTAAAACAAAACGATACGCCAAATGCTCAATCAAGCGAGCCAAAAGCCGAGCCTAAGCAGCACGTAAACGTAGTAAAACAAAAAGAGCCTAAACAAGAAAAACCTGCAAAACAGCCTAAAAACGATGCGGCTAAAGAAAAGCAAGCAAAACAAAAGCCGGCCAAACAAGCTCCTGCAGCTAACGGCGGCGATGCTCACAGTGGTAGCTACGTGCAAGTTTTCGCCGTTAAGCACTTTAATGAAAAAGCGCCGGAGCTTGGCAAGTTAAAAGCCGCAGGATACGCATATAAGCTATATAGGACGAACGTAAACGGTAACGAAATCATCAAAGTGCTAGTCGGCCCTTATAGCGGCGAGCAGCTAAAAAGCGAGCTTGCTAAAATCAAGCAAAGCGCCGCTCCAAACGCCTTTATCGTAAATATAAAATGA